Proteins from a single region of Amycolatopsis sp. CA-230715:
- a CDS encoding MBL fold metallo-hydrolase, protein MSTPVSLQHMLANAKRAARSQRREPDGEPGRSPSLPRRRGRRPALTFHGGVGTVTGTRFLVETSASRVLVDCGTFQGPAAMRRRNWSPVPDELHRLDAVVLTHPHLDHCGYLPALVAEGWRGPVFATPGAAELVPIALLDSAHQFVEDAAIANALGSSKHNPALPSFRVADAAAVAELLRPLAFGASQEIADGIGLEFGRSGHTLGSAWAHLRFGERSAVLCGPLGGTAHPILRPPQARPDCDTLVLTARPDLQAPPDKHEFDRFADAIRRTAARGGSVVIPAAAVDRTEVLLMLLRLFREDGRIPDVPVYLDSSAGLTALAVYQRALRERWPEVRRDPAGPLGAPTGLVELRTRRSAGRPDGSAPSIVIAGAGMATGGRVLAHLERLLPDPRNAVLLPGHAVPGTRADQLARHARQVKIHGRYLPVRAEVVEFGGFGISADAGELVAWAQEGPRPETTYLTQGEPDRERALAKRLHADEGWCAVVPGVGERVLL, encoded by the coding sequence ATGTCCACACCGGTGTCCCTCCAGCACATGCTGGCCAACGCGAAGCGGGCAGCGAGATCGCAGCGCAGGGAGCCGGACGGAGAGCCCGGCCGCAGCCCGTCCCTGCCGCGCAGGCGCGGGCGCCGTCCCGCGCTCACCTTCCACGGCGGTGTCGGTACGGTCACCGGTACCCGGTTCCTCGTCGAGACCTCGGCTTCCAGGGTGCTGGTCGACTGCGGCACGTTCCAGGGGCCCGCTGCGATGCGGCGCCGCAACTGGTCACCGGTACCCGATGAGCTCCACCGGCTCGACGCCGTCGTGCTGACCCATCCGCACCTCGACCACTGCGGGTACCTGCCCGCGCTGGTCGCGGAAGGCTGGCGGGGCCCCGTGTTCGCGACGCCCGGCGCGGCCGAGCTGGTGCCCATCGCGCTCCTCGACAGCGCGCACCAGTTCGTCGAGGACGCCGCGATCGCCAACGCGCTCGGCTCGTCCAAGCACAATCCCGCGTTGCCGTCGTTCCGGGTCGCGGACGCGGCGGCGGTGGCGGAGCTCCTGCGGCCGCTCGCGTTCGGTGCTTCGCAGGAGATCGCCGACGGGATCGGGCTCGAGTTCGGCCGCAGCGGTCACACCCTCGGCTCCGCGTGGGCCCACCTGCGGTTCGGCGAACGCAGCGCGGTGCTCTGCGGTCCGCTCGGCGGCACGGCGCACCCGATCCTCCGGCCGCCGCAGGCGCGCCCCGACTGCGACACACTGGTCCTCACCGCGAGACCCGACCTCCAAGCGCCACCGGACAAGCACGAGTTCGACCGGTTCGCCGACGCGATCCGCCGCACCGCGGCGCGCGGTGGCAGCGTCGTCATCCCGGCCGCGGCCGTCGACCGCACCGAGGTGCTGCTGATGCTGCTGCGCTTGTTCCGTGAAGACGGGCGGATCCCGGACGTGCCGGTGTACCTGGACAGTTCCGCCGGACTGACCGCGCTGGCGGTGTACCAGCGCGCACTGCGCGAGCGGTGGCCGGAGGTCCGCCGCGACCCGGCGGGTCCGCTCGGCGCGCCCACCGGCTTGGTCGAGCTGCGGACCAGGCGGAGCGCGGGCCGACCGGACGGGAGTGCGCCGTCGATCGTCATCGCCGGCGCCGGAATGGCCACGGGCGGCCGCGTGCTTGCCCATCTCGAACGCCTGCTGCCGGACCCCCGCAACGCCGTCCTGCTGCCGGGGCACGCGGTGCCGGGCACCCGTGCCGATCAACTCGCCCGCCACGCGCGGCAGGTGAAGATCCACGGCCGGTACCTCCCGGTCCGCGCGGAAGTCGTCGAGTTCGGCGGGTTCGGGATCAGCGCGGACGCCGGTGAGCTGGTGGCGTGGGCGCAGGAAGGGCCCCGGCCCGAAACCACGTACCTGACCCAAGGCGAGCCCGATCGTGAACGCGCGTTGGCGAAGCGGCTGCACGCGGACGAAGGCTGGTGTGCGGTGGTACCGGGTGTAGGCGAACGCGTGCTCCTGTGA
- a CDS encoding acetate/propionate family kinase, whose protein sequence is MRVLTLNPGSSSLKASMVVDGAAVGWAAWPISGADGVEAPVGEAIRRWQTPDAVAIRFVHGGARKEPAELAAPMMSTLERLVPFAPVHQPLSLAVAREAMRVVPEVPVVACFDTAFHAHLPDAAAHYPLPRSWTRQNRLRRYGFHGLSCQSALRGAARMLHRDADALRIVCCHLGAGVSVTSIKDGRSVDTSMGYTPLEGAAMATRSGSIDPGLLLHVMRTAPMSPDEMSDALNHRSGLAGMSGTSGDVRAVTAAAAAGNRDAVLALEVYRHRIRREIGAAAMSLDRIDAIVFTGGVSDHQPAVVVDIARGLRVLGVRVPDLPDGVPGDRMLSVAGAGPAVLLVTTREDLELARGAERALTRMVVG, encoded by the coding sequence ATGCGTGTGCTGACCTTGAACCCCGGCTCGTCGAGCCTGAAGGCCTCGATGGTCGTCGACGGGGCCGCCGTCGGATGGGCGGCTTGGCCGATTTCCGGCGCGGACGGTGTCGAGGCGCCGGTCGGCGAGGCGATCCGGCGCTGGCAGACGCCCGACGCCGTCGCGATTCGGTTCGTCCACGGTGGTGCGCGGAAGGAACCGGCCGAGCTTGCCGCGCCCATGATGTCCACATTGGAGCGACTGGTGCCGTTCGCGCCGGTGCACCAGCCACTTTCGCTTGCTGTCGCGCGAGAAGCGATGCGAGTGGTCCCGGAGGTGCCGGTGGTGGCGTGCTTCGACACGGCGTTCCACGCGCATCTGCCCGACGCGGCCGCGCACTACCCGCTGCCACGGAGCTGGACCAGGCAGAACCGGTTGCGCCGGTACGGTTTCCACGGGCTGTCCTGCCAGTCGGCACTGCGGGGCGCCGCGCGGATGCTCCACCGCGACGCCGACGCGCTGCGGATCGTGTGCTGCCACCTCGGCGCTGGCGTGTCGGTGACCTCGATCAAGGACGGCAGGAGCGTGGACACCAGCATGGGGTACACCCCGCTGGAAGGCGCCGCGATGGCGACCAGGTCGGGATCGATCGATCCGGGACTGCTCCTGCACGTCATGCGGACCGCGCCGATGTCCCCGGACGAGATGAGCGACGCACTGAACCACCGCTCCGGCCTGGCCGGGATGAGCGGGACCAGTGGCGACGTCAGGGCGGTCACGGCCGCCGCGGCCGCCGGCAACCGTGACGCGGTGCTGGCGCTCGAGGTCTACCGGCACCGCATCCGCCGCGAGATCGGGGCCGCGGCGATGAGCCTGGACCGGATCGACGCGATCGTGTTCACCGGTGGCGTCAGCGACCACCAGCCCGCCGTGGTCGTCGACATCGCCCGCGGGCTGCGGGTGCTCGGCGTGCGGGTGCCGGATCTGCCGGACGGGGTCCCCGGCGATCGGATGCTCAGCGTCGCGGGCGCCGGCCCGGCGGTGCTGCTCGTGACGACCAGGGAAGACCTCGAACTCGCCCGGGGTGCCGAGCGGGCGCTGACCAGGATGGTGGTGGGCTGA
- a CDS encoding phosphoketolase family protein has product MTAVETSEGVLGKKELAQVDAQWRAANYLAACQIYLLANPLLTEPLRPEHVKPRLLGHWGTSPGLNFVYAHLNRAIVTHGFDALFVTGPGHGGPALLANTWLEGSYTEAWPEVTRDAAGMEALFRQFSFPGGVPSHVAPQVPGSIHEGGELGYSLAHAFGAAFDNPDLVVACVVGDGEAETGPLATSWHANKFLDPTRDGVVLPILHLNGYKIANPTVLARIGHDELDALLRGYGYAPRYVEGADPVTMHQAMAATMDEIVAEYRRIRERGTRPVWPMIVLRSPKGWTGPSLVDGHRVEGTWRAHQVPLASPRENPEHLEDLERWLRSYRPHELFDHDGRPGNLVSALIPRGARRMGASPHANGGSVLRPLALPRAGEYSVAVARPGVSATEPTRALGRYLRDVFRLNAGRGNFRLFGPDETASNRLDAVFEATNKEWQAAVEPVDEHLAVNGRVLEVLSEHLCQGWLEGYLLTGRHGLFSCYEAFTHIVDSMVNQHVKWLKVHRGIPWRRPVASFNYLLTSHVWRQDHNGFSHQDPGFVDHVANKSAEVVRVYFPPDTNTLLHVMDHCLRSRDYVNVVVAGKNDTPDWLDPEQAALHCARGVSIWDWASAHPEREPDVVLACAGDAPTLEVLAAAALLRELVPELAVRVVNVVDLMRLQPEAEHPHGMSDREFDALFTPDRPVIFAYHGYPWLIHRLSYRRGNHHNLHVRGYTEHGTTTTPFDMLVLNSMDRFQLVIDVIDRVPGLVATAGQARQRMTEAQARHHAWIREHGEDLPEIRNWSWDGATAAPR; this is encoded by the coding sequence ATGACCGCCGTCGAAACATCCGAGGGCGTGCTGGGCAAGAAGGAGCTGGCGCAGGTCGACGCCCAGTGGCGTGCGGCCAACTACCTCGCGGCGTGTCAGATCTACCTGCTGGCCAACCCGCTGTTGACCGAGCCGTTGCGGCCGGAGCACGTCAAGCCGAGGTTGCTGGGGCACTGGGGCACTTCGCCCGGCCTCAACTTCGTCTACGCCCATCTCAACCGCGCGATCGTCACGCATGGGTTCGACGCGTTGTTCGTGACCGGTCCTGGTCATGGTGGTCCGGCGCTGCTGGCGAACACCTGGCTGGAAGGCAGTTATACCGAGGCGTGGCCGGAGGTCACCCGGGATGCCGCGGGGATGGAGGCGTTGTTCCGGCAGTTCTCCTTTCCCGGTGGTGTGCCGAGTCATGTCGCGCCGCAGGTGCCTGGTTCGATCCATGAGGGTGGTGAGCTCGGGTACTCCCTCGCGCACGCTTTCGGGGCGGCGTTCGACAATCCGGATCTCGTGGTCGCGTGTGTCGTTGGTGATGGGGAGGCGGAGACGGGGCCGTTGGCGACGAGTTGGCACGCCAACAAGTTCCTCGATCCGACGCGTGACGGTGTGGTGTTGCCGATTCTGCACCTCAACGGGTACAAGATCGCCAACCCGACGGTGCTGGCGCGGATCGGGCACGACGAACTCGACGCGTTGTTGCGCGGGTACGGCTACGCGCCGCGCTATGTCGAGGGTGCTGATCCGGTGACGATGCACCAGGCGATGGCGGCCACCATGGACGAAATCGTGGCGGAGTACCGCCGGATCAGGGAGCGGGGTACCCGGCCGGTGTGGCCGATGATCGTGCTGCGCAGCCCCAAAGGCTGGACCGGACCGTCCCTTGTGGACGGCCATCGGGTGGAGGGTACCTGGCGCGCCCACCAGGTGCCGCTCGCGTCGCCGCGGGAAAATCCCGAGCATCTCGAGGATCTGGAGCGGTGGCTGCGGTCCTACCGGCCGCACGAGCTGTTCGACCACGACGGCAGGCCGGGCAACCTCGTCTCCGCGTTGATTCCCCGTGGCGCGCGGAGGATGGGCGCGAGCCCGCACGCGAACGGCGGTTCCGTTCTGCGGCCACTCGCGTTGCCGCGTGCCGGCGAGTATTCGGTGGCGGTGGCGCGGCCGGGGGTGAGCGCGACGGAGCCGACCAGGGCGCTGGGCCGCTACCTGCGCGACGTGTTCCGGCTTAACGCGGGCCGGGGCAACTTCCGCCTGTTCGGCCCGGACGAGACCGCGTCGAACCGGCTCGACGCGGTGTTCGAGGCGACGAACAAGGAATGGCAGGCCGCTGTCGAGCCGGTGGACGAGCACCTGGCCGTCAACGGTCGTGTGCTGGAAGTGCTGTCGGAACACCTTTGCCAGGGCTGGCTCGAAGGCTACCTGCTGACCGGGCGGCACGGGCTGTTCTCGTGCTACGAAGCGTTCACGCACATCGTGGACTCGATGGTGAACCAGCACGTGAAATGGCTGAAGGTGCACCGGGGAATCCCGTGGCGGCGGCCCGTCGCCTCGTTCAACTACCTGCTCACCTCGCACGTGTGGCGGCAGGATCACAACGGGTTTTCCCACCAGGACCCGGGTTTCGTCGACCACGTCGCGAACAAGAGCGCCGAGGTGGTGCGGGTGTACTTCCCGCCCGACACCAACACGCTCCTGCACGTCATGGACCACTGCCTGCGCAGCCGCGATTACGTCAACGTCGTGGTGGCGGGCAAGAACGACACCCCGGACTGGCTCGACCCGGAGCAGGCCGCGCTGCACTGCGCCCGTGGTGTGTCCATTTGGGACTGGGCGAGCGCGCACCCCGAGCGCGAACCCGACGTGGTGCTGGCCTGCGCCGGTGACGCACCGACCCTGGAGGTGCTCGCGGCGGCCGCGCTGCTGCGCGAACTGGTGCCGGAGCTGGCCGTGCGGGTGGTCAACGTGGTCGATCTGATGCGCCTGCAACCCGAAGCCGAACACCCGCACGGGATGAGCGACCGCGAGTTCGACGCGCTGTTCACCCCGGACCGGCCGGTCATCTTCGCCTACCACGGCTACCCGTGGCTGATCCACCGCCTCTCCTACCGGCGCGGCAACCACCACAACCTGCACGTGCGCGGCTACACCGAACACGGCACGACCACCACCCCGTTCGACATGCTCGTGCTCAACAGCATGGACCGGTTCCAGCTCGTGATCGACGTGATCGACCGCGTGCCCGGACTCGTGGCCACCGCGGGTCAGGCACGCCAGCGGATGACCGAAGCGCAGGCGCGCCACCACGCGTGGATCCGCGAACACGGCGAGGACCTGCCCGAGATCCGGAACTGGTCCTGGGACGGGGCCACCGCGGCACCACGATGA
- a CDS encoding bifunctional acetate--CoA ligase family protein/GNAT family N-acetyltransferase — translation MSSEPTARVLLADGAVAAVRALGPPDTATVLALHERLSEHDRYLRFFGTGASRDDALAAKIATETGERHAAVGCFLRDELVGVAHYEVLDDSAYAEIALVVDASVQAHGVATQLLEHLVSIGRQHHLRVFVAEVLAENSAMLRVLADLGLPYELDRDGPEVLATVRLNPDDRYRRAVTGRDRAAEEASLAHVLRPASVAVIGAGRRESSVGHAVLANLLRSGDHARVAVVNPRTDQVLGVPSARSVTALADPPELAVICLPPPEAADAVEECGRSGVRAVVVISSGITGTPHEERMRRSIRRYGLRMVGPNCLGVASTEPGQELDATFLAGPVPAGRVGVVTQSGGVAIALAGALASLGLGISSVVSTGDKYDVSGNDLLAWWGNDRRTEIAVLYLESFGNPRRFTRLARALARTKPVVAVRVGTGETARSAAASHTAAAATPVVLREALYEQAGVIAVDSLSAVADVVAALSWQPLPGGSKVAVISNAGGAGVLAADACERDGLVLTPLSRGTADRLRAVLPSQASVSNPVDTTAAVPAIIFSEALRILLGDEGVDAVLVITVPTAVGDPQGALAPLLDRAAKTVLLVRPGQVERVKPVDYAPGRPATASYADVVDAAAVLAALSRYARWRHRPAGPTPETLDTAALRTVADLIPADANWLSPQQCEEVLKVAGFPVTASRYASTEDDAVAALETFGGPVVLKADAEGVLHKSASGAVVLGLPDADAVRGAHRELRARFGSRLRGVLVQPMAPPGRDLVLGIRSDAVFGPLVVFGLGGTDTDLVADHSARLAPVTATDADLMLDGLRSSDALWATGIDRAAVHDLLVRLGALAVLLPEIAELDLNPVRVAANGCVALDIRIRWERCAPADPLLRTLTP, via the coding sequence ATGTCTTCCGAACCGACGGCGCGAGTGCTGCTCGCGGATGGGGCCGTGGCCGCGGTGCGGGCGCTCGGGCCGCCGGACACCGCGACGGTGCTCGCCCTGCACGAGCGGCTCAGCGAGCACGACCGGTATCTCCGGTTCTTCGGGACCGGCGCGTCGCGGGACGACGCACTCGCCGCCAAGATCGCGACCGAGACGGGCGAGCGGCATGCCGCCGTCGGGTGCTTCCTCCGAGACGAGTTGGTCGGAGTAGCGCACTACGAGGTGCTCGACGACAGCGCGTACGCGGAGATCGCGCTCGTCGTCGACGCCTCGGTACAGGCGCACGGGGTCGCGACCCAACTGCTCGAGCACCTCGTGTCGATCGGCAGGCAGCACCACCTCCGGGTCTTCGTGGCGGAGGTGCTGGCCGAGAACTCGGCGATGCTGCGGGTGCTGGCGGACCTCGGCCTGCCCTACGAACTCGACCGCGACGGGCCGGAGGTGCTCGCGACGGTCCGGCTGAACCCCGACGACCGGTATCGCCGCGCGGTCACCGGCCGCGATCGCGCGGCCGAAGAAGCGAGCCTTGCCCACGTCCTTCGGCCCGCTTCGGTCGCGGTGATCGGCGCCGGACGGCGCGAAAGCTCGGTGGGGCACGCGGTGCTGGCGAACCTCCTCCGAAGCGGCGACCACGCCCGGGTCGCCGTCGTGAACCCCCGCACTGACCAGGTTCTCGGCGTCCCGTCGGCTCGCTCGGTGACCGCGCTGGCCGATCCGCCCGAACTGGCCGTGATCTGCCTTCCACCACCGGAAGCCGCCGACGCGGTCGAGGAGTGCGGCCGGTCGGGCGTGCGCGCCGTCGTAGTCATCTCGTCGGGGATCACCGGGACACCGCACGAGGAACGGATGCGGCGGTCGATCCGCCGGTACGGCCTGCGGATGGTGGGTCCCAACTGCCTCGGCGTCGCCAGCACCGAACCGGGCCAGGAACTCGATGCCACGTTTCTCGCCGGCCCCGTACCGGCGGGACGGGTCGGGGTGGTGACGCAGTCCGGTGGCGTCGCGATAGCGCTCGCGGGCGCACTGGCGTCACTGGGGCTCGGCATCTCGTCCGTGGTCTCCACCGGGGACAAGTACGACGTCAGCGGAAACGACCTGCTCGCGTGGTGGGGGAACGACCGCCGGACCGAGATCGCCGTGCTGTACCTGGAGTCCTTCGGCAACCCGAGGCGGTTCACGCGGCTGGCGAGAGCGCTCGCCAGGACCAAGCCGGTAGTCGCGGTCCGGGTGGGCACCGGTGAGACCGCGAGGTCCGCCGCCGCGTCCCACACCGCCGCCGCGGCCACCCCCGTCGTGCTCCGCGAAGCGCTCTACGAGCAGGCCGGCGTGATCGCCGTCGACTCGCTGTCCGCCGTCGCGGACGTGGTCGCCGCCCTTTCCTGGCAACCCCTGCCAGGCGGCTCGAAGGTCGCGGTGATCAGCAACGCCGGTGGCGCGGGTGTGCTCGCGGCCGACGCGTGCGAACGCGACGGCCTCGTTCTCACGCCGTTGTCCCGCGGTACCGCGGATCGGCTTCGTGCCGTCCTGCCTTCGCAGGCCTCCGTGTCCAATCCGGTCGACACCACCGCGGCCGTGCCCGCCATCATCTTCAGCGAGGCGCTGCGGATCCTGCTCGGTGACGAGGGCGTCGACGCGGTGCTGGTGATCACGGTGCCCACGGCGGTCGGCGACCCGCAGGGCGCGCTCGCGCCGCTACTGGACCGCGCGGCCAAGACGGTGCTCCTGGTGCGGCCGGGCCAGGTGGAACGGGTGAAGCCGGTGGACTACGCGCCGGGACGACCGGCCACCGCCTCCTACGCCGACGTCGTGGATGCCGCGGCGGTACTGGCAGCCTTGTCCCGGTACGCGCGCTGGCGCCACCGCCCGGCGGGGCCGACCCCGGAAACGCTGGACACCGCCGCGCTCAGGACGGTCGCGGACCTGATCCCGGCCGATGCGAACTGGCTTTCGCCGCAGCAGTGCGAAGAAGTGCTGAAGGTGGCTGGGTTCCCGGTGACCGCGAGCCGATACGCGTCCACTGAGGACGATGCGGTCGCGGCCTTGGAGACGTTCGGCGGTCCCGTGGTGCTGAAGGCCGACGCCGAAGGCGTGCTGCACAAGAGCGCGAGCGGCGCGGTGGTGCTCGGGCTGCCCGACGCCGACGCCGTTCGCGGTGCGCACCGGGAGCTGCGCGCCCGGTTCGGTTCCCGGTTGCGCGGCGTGCTCGTGCAGCCGATGGCCCCGCCCGGCCGCGATCTCGTGCTGGGGATCCGGTCCGACGCCGTGTTCGGCCCGCTGGTCGTGTTCGGGCTCGGGGGCACCGACACCGATCTGGTCGCCGATCATTCGGCCCGGCTCGCTCCGGTCACCGCCACCGACGCCGATCTGATGCTGGACGGTTTGCGGTCCTCGGACGCGCTCTGGGCCACCGGGATCGACCGGGCGGCCGTGCACGATCTGCTGGTGCGCCTCGGCGCGCTGGCCGTGCTGCTGCCCGAAATCGCCGAGCTCGACCTCAATCCGGTCAGGGTCGCCGCGAACGGATGCGTTGCCTTGGACATCCGGATCCGCTGGGAGCGGTGCGCGCCGGCAGATCCGTTGCTTCGCACTCTCACACCCTGA
- a CDS encoding L-lactate dehydrogenase, whose product MVQLFPAHSAPRNTKVAIVGAGAVGATIAYACQIHGVAHTIALYDTNATKVRAQALDLAHGSMFTPTTEVVGSADVGVCADADVVVITAGAKQKPGQDRMALAGDNVALCRDLVPRLLAVAPEAILVPVTNPVDVVTRAVLTFSGLPARRVVGSGTVLDSSRLRMLISEHSGVGTPSVRAYIAGEHGDSAVPLWSGAFLGSVPISDWKTDGAPGFPDEIRTAIKHAVTNAAYEVIAGKGATSYAIGLAVAYVLDTILGDQRLILPVTSLVEDFHGITNVCLSLPRLLDRSGAGAVVPLPLAPDELDQLRASAEKIRALCHEFGL is encoded by the coding sequence ATGGTCCAGTTGTTCCCGGCGCATTCGGCGCCCCGCAACACCAAGGTCGCGATCGTCGGGGCGGGCGCGGTCGGCGCCACCATCGCCTACGCGTGCCAGATCCACGGCGTGGCGCACACGATCGCGCTCTACGACACCAACGCCACGAAAGTGCGCGCGCAGGCGCTGGATCTGGCCCACGGCAGCATGTTCACGCCCACGACCGAGGTCGTGGGCAGTGCCGACGTCGGTGTCTGCGCCGACGCCGACGTCGTGGTGATCACCGCGGGCGCCAAGCAGAAACCCGGCCAGGACCGGATGGCACTCGCCGGGGACAACGTCGCACTGTGCCGTGACCTCGTGCCGCGGCTGCTGGCGGTGGCACCGGAGGCGATCCTGGTCCCGGTCACCAATCCGGTCGACGTGGTCACCCGGGCGGTGCTCACCTTCAGCGGGCTGCCCGCGCGGCGGGTCGTCGGCTCCGGCACCGTGCTGGACTCCTCGCGGCTCCGGATGCTGATCTCCGAGCACTCCGGCGTCGGCACGCCGAGCGTGCGCGCCTACATCGCGGGCGAGCACGGGGACAGTGCCGTCCCGCTGTGGTCCGGCGCGTTCCTCGGCTCGGTCCCGATCTCGGACTGGAAGACCGATGGCGCGCCGGGTTTCCCCGACGAGATACGAACCGCCATCAAGCACGCGGTGACCAACGCCGCGTACGAAGTGATCGCGGGCAAGGGCGCCACCAGCTACGCCATCGGCCTCGCCGTCGCCTACGTCCTGGACACGATCCTCGGCGACCAGCGCCTCATCCTGCCCGTCACCAGCCTCGTCGAGGACTTCCACGGCATCACGAACGTGTGCCTGTCCCTGCCCCGCCTGCTGGACCGTTCCGGCGCGGGTGCCGTGGTGCCCTTACCGCTGGCACCGGACGAACTCGACCAGCTCCGGGCGTCCGCGGAAAAGATCCGTGCCCTGTGCCACGAGTTCGGCCTGTGA
- a CDS encoding dsRBD fold-containing protein has protein sequence MNGHPDQWPIAITTGHTAHRARARATLTTTDGATFAGIGIAERGTTEGGTPQVANYLAVARALSDLTAELLEAVTADIEASTAHLFAQPSGRG, from the coding sequence ATGAACGGACATCCGGACCAGTGGCCGATCGCGATCACGACCGGCCATACCGCCCACCGCGCCCGCGCCCGGGCGACGCTCACCACCACCGACGGCGCCACGTTCGCCGGGATCGGCATCGCCGAACGCGGTACCACCGAAGGTGGCACGCCGCAGGTCGCGAACTACCTTGCCGTCGCCAGGGCCCTGTCGGACCTCACCGCGGAACTGCTGGAGGCCGTCACGGCGGACATCGAGGCGAGCACGGCGCACCTGTTCGCCCAGCCGAGCGGCCGCGGCTGA
- a CDS encoding Acg family FMN-binding oxidoreductase, with product MNRALPAVLDRAVESAILAPSPHNTQPWRFEAGDERVDLWLDRSRVLPVADPDAWEARLACGAAMLNLDLALRNAGVFADVRTLPDPAHPDLLATARVTGNHKSTSDERALADAIARRHTNRRPFSDRPVPPGVRRRLETAALTQGGALVFIDASGQYDRIVALIRRAEFVQSNDIAYRTESASWTRRPAGCPDGVPTTSAAPPPLQDGLIVLRDSHANHDLPGRSYEQQPLLAAVLAPGSGPRDQVHAGMVMQRVLLAATAAGLASSFLSQPFETADTRPELFKLFKDRGQVQTLLRIGYGYPVPMTGRRTADQVTTKRA from the coding sequence ATGAACCGAGCACTTCCGGCCGTTCTGGACCGGGCGGTGGAATCCGCGATCCTCGCGCCGTCGCCGCACAATACGCAACCGTGGCGGTTCGAGGCAGGGGACGAGCGCGTCGACCTGTGGCTCGACCGGAGCCGGGTGCTGCCCGTGGCGGATCCCGACGCGTGGGAGGCGCGGCTCGCGTGCGGTGCCGCGATGCTCAACCTCGACCTGGCCCTGCGCAATGCCGGTGTCTTCGCCGACGTCCGGACGCTCCCGGACCCGGCGCACCCGGATCTGCTCGCCACCGCACGCGTCACGGGCAACCACAAGTCCACTTCGGACGAACGCGCGCTTGCCGACGCGATCGCGAGGAGGCACACCAATCGGCGCCCGTTCTCGGACCGGCCGGTGCCGCCAGGGGTGCGGCGTCGGCTCGAGACAGCGGCACTCACCCAAGGCGGAGCGCTGGTCTTCATTGACGCGTCAGGGCAGTACGACCGCATCGTCGCCCTGATCCGGCGCGCGGAATTCGTGCAGAGCAACGACATCGCCTATCGCACCGAGTCGGCGAGCTGGACGAGGCGCCCGGCGGGGTGCCCGGACGGCGTGCCCACCACTTCCGCCGCGCCACCACCGTTGCAGGACGGTTTGATCGTCCTGCGCGACTCCCACGCCAACCACGACCTGCCAGGGCGTTCGTACGAGCAACAGCCGCTGCTCGCCGCGGTGCTCGCGCCGGGCTCCGGGCCGCGGGACCAGGTCCACGCGGGCATGGTCATGCAACGCGTCCTGCTGGCGGCCACGGCCGCTGGCCTCGCCAGCTCGTTCCTGTCCCAGCCGTTCGAGACCGCTGACACCCGTCCTGAGCTGTTCAAGCTGTTCAAAGATCGCGGCCAGGTGCAGACGCTGCTGAGGATCGGCTACGGCTACCCGGTCCCGATGACGGGCCGCCGCACCGCGGACCAGGTCACGACGAAACGCGCCTGA
- a CDS encoding universal stress protein, which yields MESSTSEPRVVIVGVDGSEQSVAALRWALTIGSGPGDTVRAITVTGSDDLLPGTSFAVQPYGRHPVPPREFSLTELVTRLRQEGIGERVLEARTDRGDPATVLLAAAAEADLLAVGAHRGGVVKDLLMGGVATECVRRASCPVIVVNPEAAKRFVPASAE from the coding sequence ATGGAGTCATCGACATCGGAGCCGCGCGTGGTGATCGTCGGAGTGGACGGGTCCGAGCAGAGCGTGGCGGCGTTGCGGTGGGCTCTCACGATCGGTAGCGGGCCCGGTGACACGGTCCGCGCCATCACCGTCACCGGGTCGGACGATCTGCTCCCCGGCACGTCGTTCGCCGTACAGCCGTACGGGAGGCACCCGGTGCCGCCACGGGAGTTCTCGCTGACCGAACTGGTGACGCGGTTGCGCCAGGAAGGGATCGGCGAACGGGTACTGGAAGCCCGCACCGACCGAGGGGATCCCGCGACGGTTCTGCTCGCCGCGGCCGCCGAAGCGGATCTGCTCGCCGTCGGCGCGCACCGGGGTGGCGTGGTGAAGGACCTCCTGATGGGAGGCGTCGCGACCGAATGCGTACGGCGGGCGTCCTGCCCCGTCATCGTGGTCAACCCCGAGGCGGCCAAGCGGTTCGTGCCCGCGTCGGCGGAGTGA